The Natranaerobius trueperi region CAAAATAGCCCTTGTTTTAGTTACGGCCTTTATATTTATGACGATATTAAGTGTAGGTGTTAGTATATTAGTTAATACATTTGGTGGAATAGATATTGTGAACTTAAATAACTCTGGTATGATGATATTTGCTATATTACAGAATGTAGCCTTTCTATTAGCAGTATGGCTCTTTGTTAGATTCTGGGAAGGTAGATCATTAAGTATAATTGGGATAACAAATTTAACTAAAAACACTAAGTCTGATTTAATATTTGGAATGGCTCTAGGAGCAGTCTCTATTACGGTAATTTTTTTAATTCTACTATTAACTGGTAGTATTGAAGCAAACCTTTCTACATTCGACTTAGAGCTTTTTGGTTATCTAGTATCTGGATTATTTATGTTTAGTATGGTAGCTTTTGTAGAAGAATTATTTGCTCGTGGTTATTGTATGACAGTTATAACTAAAGAACGGGGGATGGCTTTAGCTGTTGTTATTTCTTCTATTATTTTTGCTATTCTTCACATTGGTAATCCCAATTTAACCTTAATAGGAATACTTAATATCTTTCTTGTGGGATTATTATTTGCGGCAATGTTTTTCTTTACAGATAATTTATGGATGCCGATTGGGTATCATTTAACATGGAATTTCTTTCAAGGAAACATTTTTGGATTTTCAGTTAGTGGTTTGCCTGTTCAAGGACTATTCTCTATTGAATATGTTGGAAATAATATTTTTACTGGAGGTGCCTTTGGTATTGAAGGTGGACTTGTAACTACATTTGTGATTATAAGTGGATTTTTCGTTTTATA contains the following coding sequences:
- a CDS encoding CPBP family intramembrane glutamic endopeptidase, with product MKVLFLNKQGEPKWLIKIALVLVTAFIFMTILSVGVSILVNTFGGIDIVNLNNSGMMIFAILQNVAFLLAVWLFVRFWEGRSLSIIGITNLTKNTKSDLIFGMALGAVSITVIFLILLLTGSIEANLSTFDLELFGYLVSGLFMFSMVAFVEELFARGYCMTVITKERGMALAVVISSIIFAILHIGNPNLTLIGILNIFLVGLLFAAMFFFTDNLWMPIGYHLTWNFFQGNIFGFSVSGLPVQGLFSIEYVGNNIFTGGAFGIEGGLVTTFVIISGFFVLYKRP